The sequence AACCTTGACAATTTCGGGGAATCTGATTACTTCCCGTACCTTTGCAACGTTGATGCCGAAATGATGCTCCTTTTCGGCGCGGACAATAAATTCGACTATTTCAAATTCGTTTGTTCCTGTCTCAAGCAGGATACCGTGATCAAGGGCCATATCTCCTCCGGTTATCTAAAAACTAACACGCTTTACAATGTACTTCAAGAGATATTACCTTTGTTAACAGGGAGGTTAACTTAATATCGGCAATACTCACACCCTGCCTTCACAGTACGCGGCATATCACACCCCGGCAAATCGGAAAGCGAACTCAAGCCACACAGGCATTGACACCAGCGCCGCGGCAGTGGTGAAAACTATCACCGCAGAGGTAACTCTTGATTCCCCCATGAAATATTTCACAACTGCAAGGTTCATCATCCCCGCGGGCATGGCGGACTGAGCGGCAAATATTATTTTGAGTCCCCTGTCGTCCACGGCATACCTCGCCGCAAGCAGAAACACAAACGCCATCACCACCATCCGCAGGAGAATGCCCGCAAAGCCTATTTTCATCGATCCGCCGAGACTTGAGCCTCTTAAGCCCTCACCCAGAGCAAGCCCGCTGACGAACAGACCCAACGGCATGGTAAGAAAGGATATTACATCAAGGATCTTCCCCGCCGCTCCGCCGAAAGGCTCCGGAGAGAACACTGCGTTGACCGCGACAGACAAAAACAGAGCGTAAAAGGGCGTACTGGTCGCAAGCCTGATGATTCCGGTTCTGTATGAGCCGGTCAGGATAACTATCCCCGCTGTCCAGTAGATAAAATCTATACCGAAGTTGAAGAGCAGAAGCTGCCCCGCCGAATCCCTTCCGAAGAGGTGCGCCACAACGGGAAGAGTAAAAAAGCCGTAGTTGTAAACTCCTATGGAAAAAGCGAAAGCCCGCCTTTCTCTGGAATCTTTCAGCCCGATGAACGGAGCCAGAAAATACGCCGCTGCAAAACCTGAGGCAACCGAAGCCATTCCCCACAGAGGAAGGGACAGGGAGGATGTTATATCTCTGAGATTTTCGTTTCCTGTGATGAAGTTAACCACAAGACACGGGAAAAAGAAGTGTATAAAAAGCCTGAATAGAAACTTATCCGCCTGAGGCGGCAGACCGAAGCCCCGTTTGAGCACGAAGCCCGCCGCAAATACGCCGAAATACGGCATTACTGTTTTAAATATGTCTATGTAGCCCAAATAACCTACTCTTCCATATATTTAAGGAATTCTTCCAGAGTTTCCTCACTGAACAGCCTTATGCCGTTTGCCGCCAGAAGAGCGGCGGTGACTCCCTTACCGATTATCTTCACGCCGCTGAAAGTTCCGTCATAAATGAGGGTTGAGCCGCAGGATGGGCTTCTGTGCTTCAGCAGTGCGGCAGCGCAGCCGTTTTCCCGAGCTTTTGCAAGGGTCATATGCGCACCCTTTACAAAGGGTTCGGTGAGGTGTTGCCCGTCATCTCCGTAAACTTCCGCCCTGCCTTCCAGAACAGCGCATCCGCCGCCTTCCCCTTTTATCTCACAGGGTCTGCGCGGCGCGGACAGTCCGGCGTCAACCTCCGGACAGGCAGTAACAGCAAGCCCCGCATCGACAAGCCTCTGAAAAGCGGCATTCTCTATCTTATTATTACCGCCGTCATAGCGTACATTCTCACCCGCAAGGCAGGTGCTGAGCAAAAACTTTTTCAAATCATATCCTCCAGAATCACCGCGGCATAACCGACAAACTCCTTACATCGTTCCAGTTTTCCTTCCTCTCTTGCCTTGGAGCGTTCTTCATGATCCGCCATATTCACACCCACAAGCTCCGAACAACGCAATGTGCCGAACCTGTCGGTAAATTTTTTGCGGAACTCAGCCATGAGAGCGTAAACCTTCTCTTTCGCTTCCGTATCCTCCAGAGAGCATCTGCCGTGTTTAAGCCCTATGACCATATAGGCGCCGGATACTGCTCCGCATGTTTCCCCGCAGCCGCCCACACCGCCTCCGAAAGGGGTTGAGAGCATCAGCGCCGTTTCTTCATCCAGACCGTTTTCAGAAGCGAAGGCTGTGAAAACCCCCTGAGAACAGTTGAAGCCGCTCCTGAAAATTTCAACGGCTTTCTCTTTTTTGTCTTCCAATCCGCACCTCCGGCAGCGCATTCTTTTGAAAAAATTGCATTCGGTGATAATTTTTTCTATACTATGGTATTATCAAATACATTTTTTCTCAAAAGGAATTTGATTATGATGAGGATTCTCCTTGCAGAGGACAACCCTGTCAACCAGATGATTACCCGGAAGATAGTGGAAAAGCTGGGAACAAAAGTTGACGTGGCTAACAACGGGCGTGAAGCCGTGGATATGGTGCTTAAGGAAAGCTACACACTTATCCTCATGGATGTGAACATGCCTGTTATGAACGGAGCTGACGCAGCGGCGGAAATACGCAGGCTCGGTTTCGGCATGCCCATTGTGGCACTCACCGCCGATTCGGAAAATATGACGGATGAGCTTGAAAACTGCGGAATGACCGACTTTATATCGAAACCCGTCAATATATCCAAAATAGAAGCGATCATAAACGGATGCAGAAAGCCGGAGAAAACATCTGAGCGCAGAATAAACACCGACAGCGTGGAAGGCTGCATAAGTTATGTTTTCACCCAGCTCGGGCTTGAACGGGATATAGTGACTGAACTGCTCGGCGAGTTTGTGGAGGATTCCAAAATCCATCTGGAATACCTGCATGAAGCCGTCACGGAGAAAGACATGCCCAGAGCATCTTCCGAGGCGCACTACATCAAGGGCGCAGCAAGAAACATGGGCTTGAGAAATATAGCGGCGGCGGCGGAGGCGATAGAGAAAAACGCACGCTCAAACGCCGTAAGCGACTATGAACTGCTTTATAATGACATTAAGGAAAAACTTACAGTTTTCGCCGCAGAGTTCAGCAGGCTTTCCTGAGATTAGAGCTCAACTTTTTCAACATTCTGCCGATAATATATTCATGGAGAAGACCCCATGAATACTGTCGGAATCAATAAAACTCTGGTGATTAACTATTCCTCTCAAGCCTCCTTTACCGTAAGAGGCAATGCGCCCTCCGACGGAGCCTTCGCAGACAGAGCAGATTTCTCGGAACTGTCAGTTAAATTACAGAAAGCTATAGAAAAACTCTCCTCCCCCGCTCCGTCTGCTGTGGAAACTGAGACGGACAACGCGTCCCTTGAAAAGAAAATACAGGAATACATAGAAACAGGTAAGCAGGTTAAACGTCCGGACGGCTTTGAGGATGTTGACGACTTCCGCTGGGGCGTTCTTGTCGCCTTAAGCGAGTCAACAGGACTGTCGTTTGACAAGCTCCGTCAGACAACAGTGCAGGACATGCAGGACTATGAGCACGAGTTCCTTTTCAAAACTCAGGAATGGGTGCAGGATTTGGCTCCGGAGGACATGGACATAACAAGTTTCTCAAACTCAGCTGATTTCTGGAACGCGAAATTTATAACCGACAGCACAGGCAGTGTGACAAGAAACGAAGATTTCAAAATGCTCAAAATAGGCGCCGCACTTGAGGAAATGTCCGGTGTTTCCATAAACGGTGCGAAAAGCAGGCTCCCCGTTTCATCCTCATATTACAGCAAACACAAGCTGACGGAAGCTGATACGGTTTCCCTGATGTACATGGCGGAAGGCTTCAGTGAACGGGACGGAAACAAGCTCGCTTACGCCTTCAGCAGAGCGGGCAAGGTGTCCGAATCCGAGTTGAAAAACGTCTCAAAAATGAATCGGGAAACCATGACGGACTATTACACGGAAAAAATGACGGAGCACGACCTGTTTTTCCGTGAAAACTACCCGAACCCTGCGGAAACCAAAAAACAATTCGGTCAGCTGAACTATCCGTTTCTTAACCGTGAGATTCTGGAGGCAACAGGCATCAGCATATTCAAAACCGGCATAAGCGGCAGCGCGATGATGTACAGCCCGCAGAACGATTACCGTAATGCCGCGGACATGATCTACTCATCGCTGAAAGCCTGAATATTCCCGTACTCCGGCAGATAAACTGTGAAGCACGCCCCATCGCCGATATTGCAGGCGGTTATGCTGCCGTCCATCTTCTCTTCTATGATGGTTTTGGCGGTACTGAGTCCGATTCCAGTTCCCTGTTCCCCTTTTGAGGATACATAAGGCTTGAACACGTCCTCAAGAATGTCTATGCCTATTCCGCCGCCGTTATCACAGACGGTGAGAGTCACCTTGTTTCCGTCACGCCTTATGTCGATGCGTATTCTGCCGCTGAGAGAGCTTCCAAATACCGTGCGGCGGCTCATTACGGCGTCTCTGGCGTTGGAGATTATATTCATTATCACCTGCTTGAACTCGTTTCTGAAACCCCTCACCGTATATTCGCCCTCGCAGATCACTCTGGCGTCAATATCGCTCTGACGGAGCTGCGGCGTGAGCATGCTGACTATCTCCTCCACTGCCAGCCCCACATTGAAGATCTCCGGTTCCTTGCCCTGTTTGAAAAAGCTGCGGAAATCATTCATGGTTTCGTTCATGAACTCCACCTGTCTCATTATCCCTTCCGAGATTTCGGGCAGCTCCTTACGCTTCTCAGCCTCACTCTCCTCCTCAAGCTCGGAAAGGTACTGTGCAAGGATATAAATAACGTTCAGCGGCTGTTTCCACTGGTGAGCTATCACACCTATCATCTCACCCATAGCCGCCATCTTGGACTGCTGAATCAGCATCTGCTCCTGCACCTCGCGTATCTCCTCAAGACGCTTGAGGTCTGTTATATCCTGCACGCTGGTAACAAACATCATCTTCCCGTCAAGGCGTATCTTGGAGACAGATACCGAAACGGTTAACTCTCTTCCGGAGGATGTTTCGCCTGTATGCTCGCTGCTGAAATGATCAGCCGTTCCGTGAGCGAACGCCCTTATCTCCTCCACAATCCTTCCCCTGCAAGCTTCAGACAGAAGCATTTCATATCTGCGCCCGATCAGCTCATCCGCCCTGTATTCGTGCATATTGGCAAAGGTATCGTTAACCTTGCAGAAAATGCCGTACTCATCACAAAGACAGATCCCTATGCCCGCTGCGTTGAATGTTGCCTCTGTGAGGGCTTCGCTGTCTTTTTTCTCCTTCACCAGTCTGATAAGGCTGTCTATATCACGCATGGAAACGATGCAGAGCGGTGTGCCGTTTATTTCGACGAATGAGCTGCTCACCTCAACGGTTACATGCCCCCCCGCGACTGTTTTCAGCCTGCTTTCGTACACAAAGTGCTTCCCTTCGGAAACAAGATCCGCCACATTCAGCTCAGGCTGAAGCTCCTGCGCATCGTAAAGATC is a genomic window of Geovibrio thiophilus containing:
- a CDS encoding AEC family transporter yields the protein MGYIDIFKTVMPYFGVFAAGFVLKRGFGLPPQADKFLFRLFIHFFFPCLVVNFITGNENLRDITSSLSLPLWGMASVASGFAAAYFLAPFIGLKDSRERRAFAFSIGVYNYGFFTLPVVAHLFGRDSAGQLLLFNFGIDFIYWTAGIVILTGSYRTGIIRLATSTPFYALFLSVAVNAVFSPEPFGGAAGKILDVISFLTMPLGLFVSGLALGEGLRGSSLGGSMKIGFAGILLRMVVMAFVFLLAARYAVDDRGLKIIFAAQSAMPAGMMNLAVVKYFMGESRVTSAVIVFTTAAALVSMPVWLEFAFRFAGV
- a CDS encoding DUF523 domain-containing protein — translated: MKKFLLSTCLAGENVRYDGGNNKIENAAFQRLVDAGLAVTACPEVDAGLSAPRRPCEIKGEGGGCAVLEGRAEVYGDDGQHLTEPFVKGAHMTLAKARENGCAAALLKHRSPSCGSTLIYDGTFSGVKIIGKGVTAALLAANGIRLFSEETLEEFLKYMEE
- a CDS encoding C-GCAxxG-C-C family protein; its protein translation is MEDKKEKAVEIFRSGFNCSQGVFTAFASENGLDEETALMLSTPFGGGVGGCGETCGAVSGAYMVIGLKHGRCSLEDTEAKEKVYALMAEFRKKFTDRFGTLRCSELVGVNMADHEERSKAREEGKLERCKEFVGYAAVILEDMI
- a CDS encoding response regulator, which codes for MMRILLAEDNPVNQMITRKIVEKLGTKVDVANNGREAVDMVLKESYTLILMDVNMPVMNGADAAAEIRRLGFGMPIVALTADSENMTDELENCGMTDFISKPVNISKIEAIINGCRKPEKTSERRINTDSVEGCISYVFTQLGLERDIVTELLGEFVEDSKIHLEYLHEAVTEKDMPRASSEAHYIKGAARNMGLRNIAAAAEAIEKNARSNAVSDYELLYNDIKEKLTVFAAEFSRLS